A genomic window from Streptomyces sp. NBC_01429 includes:
- a CDS encoding YbdD/YjiX family protein yields MTAAVTVTARARHIAGRIRWYVRELTGESGYDRYVAHTTAHAPEARIMSRRAFERSRTDAREADPREGFRCC; encoded by the coding sequence ATGACGGCGGCCGTGACCGTGACCGCCAGAGCGCGGCACATCGCCGGGCGGATCCGCTGGTACGTGCGCGAGCTGACCGGCGAGTCGGGGTACGACCGGTACGTCGCCCACACCACCGCCCACGCCCCGGAGGCCCGGATCATGAGCCGCCGGGCCTTCGAACGCAGCCGCACGGACGCCCGCGAGGCCGACCCGCGCGAGGGCTTCCGCTGCTGCTGA
- a CDS encoding ribonucleoside-diphosphate reductase subunit alpha: MTIAPADPVSVDPVPAVTESAEPKADGPGTALLRTLTDLTADLPDTDPGRVAAAALRGRNARSDEAELRELATEAAAGLISEDPAYSRLAARLLTRTIADEAATQGAVSFSASVTTGHREGLIADRTAAFVALHAARLDAMIDTAADDRFGYFGLRTLYSRYLLRHPITRQVIETPQHFMARVAAGLAEDESDRAVTEVERLYTLMSRLEYLPSSPTLFNSGTRHPQMSSCYLLDSPLDELDSIYDRYHQVARLSKHAGGIGLSYSRIRSRGSLIRGTNGHSNGIVPFLRTLDSSVAAVNQGGRRKGAACVYLETWHADLEEFLELRDNTGEEARRTHNLNLAHWIPDEFMRRVESDGSWSLFSPADVPELVDLWGDEFDAAYRKAEADGLARRTIPARELYGRMMRTLAQTGNGWMTFKDASNRTANQTAEPGHTVHSSNLCTEILEVTDDGETAVCNLGSVNLGAFVLESGEIDWERLDETVRTAVTFLDRVVDINFYPTEQAGRSNAKWRPVGLGAMGLQDVFFKKRLPFDSPEAAALSTRIAERVMLAAYEASCDLAERNGPLPAWSKTRAARGVLHPDHYDVELNWPERWDALRARIATTGMRNSLLLAIAPTATIASIAGVYECIEPQVSNLFKRETLSGEFLQVNSYLVDELKRLGVWDAQTREALRESSGSVAGFGWVPAEVRELFRTAWEIPQRGLIDMAAARTPFLDQSQSLNLFLETPTIGKLSSMYAYAWKKGLKTTYYLRSRPATRIARAAGSQQASRPEPTPVPAQAASVEDAIACSLENPESCEACQ; the protein is encoded by the coding sequence GTGACCATCGCGCCAGCCGATCCGGTCTCAGTCGATCCGGTCCCAGCCGTTACGGAATCCGCCGAGCCGAAGGCCGACGGACCCGGCACCGCGCTGCTGCGGACCCTGACGGACCTGACCGCCGATCTGCCCGACACCGACCCGGGCAGGGTCGCCGCCGCCGCGCTGCGGGGCCGCAACGCCCGCTCGGACGAGGCCGAGTTGCGGGAGCTGGCCACCGAGGCGGCGGCCGGACTGATCTCCGAGGACCCGGCGTACTCCCGGCTCGCGGCCAGACTGCTGACGCGCACGATCGCGGACGAGGCGGCGACCCAGGGCGCCGTGTCGTTCTCCGCCTCCGTCACGACCGGGCACCGCGAGGGTCTGATCGCGGACCGTACCGCCGCCTTCGTCGCGCTCCACGCTGCCCGGCTCGACGCGATGATCGACACCGCCGCCGACGACCGCTTCGGCTACTTCGGGCTGCGGACGCTCTACAGCCGTTACCTCCTGCGGCACCCGATCACCCGCCAGGTCATCGAGACCCCGCAGCACTTCATGGCGCGCGTCGCCGCCGGGCTCGCGGAGGACGAGAGCGACCGGGCCGTGACCGAGGTCGAGCGGCTCTACACGCTGATGAGCCGGCTGGAGTACCTCCCCTCCTCCCCCACCCTCTTCAACTCCGGCACCCGGCACCCGCAGATGTCCTCCTGCTATCTGCTGGACTCCCCGCTGGACGAGCTGGACTCCATCTACGACCGCTACCACCAGGTGGCGCGGCTCTCGAAGCACGCGGGGGGCATCGGGCTCTCGTACTCCCGTATCCGCTCGCGCGGTTCGCTGATCCGGGGGACGAACGGCCACTCCAACGGCATCGTCCCGTTCCTGCGCACGCTCGACTCGTCGGTCGCGGCCGTCAACCAGGGCGGCCGGCGCAAGGGCGCGGCCTGTGTCTACCTGGAGACCTGGCACGCGGACCTGGAGGAGTTCCTCGAACTGCGCGACAACACGGGCGAGGAGGCGCGGCGTACGCACAACCTGAACCTCGCGCACTGGATCCCGGACGAGTTCATGCGCCGGGTCGAGTCGGACGGGAGCTGGTCGCTGTTCTCCCCGGCCGACGTGCCGGAGCTGGTGGACCTGTGGGGCGACGAGTTCGACGCCGCGTACCGCAAGGCGGAGGCGGACGGACTGGCCCGTAGAACCATCCCCGCGCGCGAGCTGTACGGCCGGATGATGCGCACCCTCGCCCAGACCGGCAACGGCTGGATGACCTTCAAGGACGCGTCGAACCGTACCGCCAACCAGACCGCCGAGCCCGGCCACACCGTGCACTCCTCCAACCTCTGCACGGAGATCCTGGAGGTCACGGACGACGGCGAGACGGCGGTCTGCAACCTGGGGTCGGTCAACCTCGGCGCGTTCGTGCTGGAGTCGGGCGAGATCGACTGGGAGCGGCTGGACGAGACCGTCCGCACGGCCGTCACCTTCCTCGACCGCGTCGTGGACATCAACTTCTACCCGACCGAGCAGGCCGGCCGCTCCAACGCGAAGTGGCGCCCGGTGGGCCTGGGCGCGATGGGTCTCCAGGACGTCTTCTTCAAGAAGCGGCTGCCCTTCGACTCCCCCGAGGCCGCCGCGCTCTCGACGCGGATCGCCGAGCGCGTCATGCTCGCCGCGTACGAGGCGTCCTGCGACCTCGCGGAGCGCAACGGCCCGCTGCCCGCCTGGTCCAAGACGCGCGCCGCGCGCGGGGTGCTGCACCCCGACCACTACGACGTGGAGCTGAACTGGCCGGAGCGCTGGGACGCGCTGCGCGCCCGGATCGCCACGACGGGCATGCGCAACTCGCTGCTCCTGGCGATCGCGCCGACGGCGACCATCGCCTCGATCGCCGGCGTGTACGAGTGCATCGAGCCGCAGGTCTCCAACCTCTTCAAGCGCGAGACGCTGTCGGGCGAGTTCCTCCAGGTCAACTCGTACCTGGTGGACGAACTGAAGCGGCTCGGCGTCTGGGACGCGCAGACCCGCGAGGCGCTGCGCGAGTCCAGCGGCTCGGTGGCCGGCTTCGGCTGGGTACCGGCGGAGGTGCGGGAACTGTTCCGTACGGCGTGGGAGATCCCGCAGCGCGGACTGATCGACATGGCCGCCGCCCGTACGCCGTTCCTGGACCAGAGCCAGTCGCTGAACCTGTTCCTGGAGACGCCGACCATCGGGAAGCTCAGCTCGATGTACGCGTACGCCTGGAAGAAGGGGCTCAAGACGACGTACTACCTGCGCTCGCGCCCGGCGACGCGGATCGCGCGGGCGGCGGGCTCGCAGCAGGCGTCGCGGCCGGAGCCCACCCCCGTACCCGCGCAGGCGGCCTCTGTTGAGGACGCGATCGCCTGCTCCCTGGAGAACCCCGAGTCCTGCGAGGCATGCCAGTAA
- a CDS encoding ribonucleotide-diphosphate reductase subunit beta, whose translation MTNNTSAQKNLLDPGFELTLRPMRYPDFYERYRDAIKNTWTVEEVDLHSDVADLAKLTPGEQHMIGRLVAFFATGDSIVSNNLVLTLYKHINSPEARLYLSRQLFEEAVHVQFYLTLLDTYLPDPEDRAAAFDAVEEIPSIREKAQFCFKWMDSVEKIDRLESKADRRRFLLNLICFAACIEGLFFYGAFAYVYWFRSRGLLHGLATGTNWVFRDETMHMNFAFEVVDTVRKEEPELFDDQLQQQVTDMLKEAVEAELQFGRDLCGEGLPGMNTESMREYLECVADQRLQRLGFPPVYGSSNPFSFMELQGVQELTNFFERRPSAYQVAVEGTVGFDDDF comes from the coding sequence ATGACGAACAACACTTCCGCACAGAAGAACCTGCTGGACCCGGGCTTCGAACTGACCCTGCGGCCCATGCGCTACCCGGACTTCTACGAGCGCTACCGCGACGCGATCAAGAACACCTGGACGGTGGAGGAGGTCGACCTCCACTCGGACGTCGCCGACCTCGCCAAGCTCACCCCCGGCGAGCAGCACATGATCGGCCGGCTGGTCGCGTTCTTCGCGACGGGCGACTCGATCGTGTCGAACAACCTGGTGCTGACGCTCTACAAGCACATCAACTCCCCCGAGGCACGGCTCTACCTCTCGCGCCAGCTCTTCGAGGAGGCCGTCCACGTCCAGTTCTATCTGACGCTGCTGGACACGTACCTCCCCGACCCGGAGGACCGCGCGGCGGCGTTCGACGCGGTGGAGGAGATCCCGTCGATCCGCGAGAAGGCGCAGTTCTGCTTCAAGTGGATGGACTCGGTCGAGAAGATCGACCGCCTGGAGTCGAAGGCGGACCGCCGCCGCTTCCTGCTCAACCTGATCTGCTTCGCGGCGTGCATCGAGGGGCTGTTCTTCTACGGCGCCTTCGCGTACGTGTACTGGTTCCGCTCGCGCGGCCTGCTGCACGGCCTGGCCACGGGGACCAACTGGGTCTTCCGCGACGAGACGATGCACATGAACTTCGCCTTCGAGGTCGTGGACACCGTACGCAAGGAGGAGCCGGAACTCTTCGACGACCAGCTCCAGCAGCAGGTCACGGACATGCTGAAGGAGGCGGTCGAGGCTGAGCTCCAGTTCGGCCGCGACCTGTGCGGCGAGGGCCTGCCGGGCATGAACACCGAGTCGATGCGCGAGTACCTGGAGTGCGTGGCGGACCAGCGCCTCCAGCGGCTGGGCTTCCCGCCGGTGTACGGCTCCTCGAACCCGTTCTCGTTCATGGAGTTGCAGGGCGTGCAGGAGCTGACGAACTTCTTCGAGCGGCGTCCGTCGGCGTACCAGGTCGCGGTGGAGGGCACGGTCGGCTTCGACGACGACTTCTAG
- a CDS encoding phospholipase D-like domain-containing protein produces MGAVRLAPVLAALLGASLLAAPTVAQAADTVPLTSTFNHPAGTGAEQNAIRNQLVSLIQRSPSGSRIDGSIYLFTDTTVSAALVAAKERGVKVKMIIDGDSVDTGGSQYDTLKAGLGTTLSADSWVLACPVPRGCLGNRKLNADHTGAINHNKFFLFSQVGDTDGVVFQTSANLTTTQRTKYFNNAVTIPDAGSGLYTTYRAYWEDLKKHGSSGSGLDHYYKTQQSGKYKTYFFPRKEDSGTYDKDPSTDTIVSLLKNVSCAGGVTRIRVGMYAFTRVQVADKLVSLKQAGCRVDLLHNDESGNLGTAVGNAVKGNLTTVSRCKGTTQNADGTTRAIGVHSKYLLIEGTYLDATGRKLVFTGSHNYTFPNLRSYDETLLKIDNAAVYDSFKANFESMRTGSYCTQY; encoded by the coding sequence GTGGGAGCCGTTCGCCTCGCCCCCGTTCTGGCCGCGTTGCTCGGTGCGTCGCTCCTGGCCGCGCCCACCGTCGCGCAGGCGGCCGACACGGTTCCGCTGACCAGTACCTTCAACCACCCGGCGGGGACCGGCGCAGAGCAGAACGCGATCAGGAACCAGTTGGTCTCCCTGATCCAGCGGTCGCCGTCGGGGTCGCGTATTGACGGTTCCATCTATCTGTTCACGGACACCACGGTGAGCGCGGCGCTGGTCGCGGCCAAGGAGCGCGGTGTCAAGGTGAAGATGATCATCGACGGCGACAGTGTCGACACGGGCGGCTCCCAGTACGACACGCTCAAGGCGGGGCTCGGCACCACTCTCTCCGCCGACTCCTGGGTTCTGGCCTGCCCGGTCCCGCGTGGCTGTCTGGGCAACCGGAAACTCAACGCTGACCACACCGGCGCCATCAACCACAACAAGTTCTTCCTCTTCTCTCAGGTCGGCGACACGGACGGGGTCGTGTTCCAGACCTCCGCGAATCTGACCACCACCCAGCGCACCAAGTACTTCAACAACGCGGTGACCATCCCGGACGCCGGATCCGGTCTCTACACCACCTACCGCGCCTACTGGGAGGACCTCAAGAAGCACGGTTCGTCGGGGAGCGGCCTCGACCACTACTACAAGACCCAGCAGAGCGGTAAGTACAAGACCTACTTCTTCCCGCGCAAGGAGGACTCGGGCACCTATGACAAGGACCCCTCCACGGACACCATCGTCTCGCTGCTGAAGAACGTCAGCTGCGCGGGCGGTGTCACCCGTATCCGGGTCGGAATGTATGCCTTCACCCGGGTCCAGGTCGCCGACAAGCTGGTGAGCCTGAAGCAGGCCGGGTGCCGCGTCGACCTCCTCCACAACGATGAGTCAGGCAACCTCGGCACCGCCGTGGGGAACGCGGTCAAGGGCAACCTCACCACCGTCTCGCGGTGCAAGGGAACGACGCAGAACGCCGACGGCACCACCCGCGCCATCGGTGTCCACTCCAAGTACCTTCTGATCGAGGGCACTTACCTGGACGCCACCGGACGCAAGCTCGTCTTCACCGGGAGCCACAACTACACGTTCCCGAATCTCCGCTCCTACGACGAGACCCTGCTGAAGATCGACAACGCGGCGGTGTACGACAGCTTCAAGGCGAACTTCGAGTCGATGCGCACCGGTTCCTACTGCACCCAGTACTGA
- a CDS encoding ATP-binding protein, with product MKSQTPPAAVSTGPALPAELASPPPLSPLLPPSRIRLSSSHRGARLARLLGAQQLDEWGIPRTTAASAVITAVVAEFAANAVTHGRTPGRDFEVRLALAAELVRVEVIDTRPDRLPRAPGISPRPSVYSTGGRGLLLVAAFADRWGWVVRDPYTKSVWAEVGHRAR from the coding sequence ATGAAGTCGCAGACTCCCCCCGCCGCCGTCTCCACCGGACCCGCCCTCCCCGCCGAGCTTGCCTCCCCGCCGCCCCTCTCGCCCCTCCTTCCGCCCTCCCGGATCAGGCTCAGTTCCAGCCATCGTGGCGCCCGCCTCGCCCGGTTGCTCGGCGCGCAGCAGCTCGACGAGTGGGGGATTCCCCGGACGACCGCCGCCTCCGCCGTGATCACCGCCGTCGTCGCCGAGTTCGCCGCCAACGCCGTCACCCATGGGCGTACGCCCGGACGGGACTTCGAGGTGCGCCTCGCCCTCGCCGCCGAGCTGGTACGGGTCGAGGTCATCGACACCCGGCCCGACCGGCTGCCCAGGGCGCCCGGGATCTCTCCCCGGCCGTCGGTGTACTCGACCGGTGGGCGCGGGCTGTTGCTGGTCGCCGCCTTTGCCGACCGGTGGGGGTGGGTGGTGCGCGACCCGTACACCAAGTCCGTGTGGGCGGAGGTGGGTCATCGGGCCCGTTGA
- a CDS encoding helix-turn-helix domain-containing protein, translating to MGTSRAKKQRVQDDDKPGIWVGYGKLVKLHRERAGLTQEQLAEAVGYSVEQVASIEQGRRPAKSAFTDAAEVRLDAGGTLAVLQDDVDLAKLPAFFYNFAVIETDAVSRYDFEPLLIPGLLQTEEYARALFSRHCPVLPEEIIEQHVEARLSRQKLLTRTPAVELCFIIAESALTAAVGDEGVMKRQLQHLLTQGALLNVEIQIMPTARGFHLGLNGPMVVMETAEHRHVGYIESHGAGLVITNPARVSTFGLRYGKLRTQALNSDESARLIQRMAGEA from the coding sequence ATGGGAACCAGCCGCGCGAAGAAGCAACGCGTCCAGGACGACGACAAGCCGGGGATCTGGGTCGGCTACGGCAAGTTGGTGAAGCTCCACCGGGAACGGGCCGGACTGACTCAGGAGCAACTGGCCGAGGCGGTGGGCTACTCGGTGGAACAGGTCGCCTCCATCGAGCAGGGCCGGAGGCCGGCGAAGTCGGCGTTCACGGATGCGGCGGAGGTGAGGCTGGACGCGGGCGGGACGCTGGCGGTGTTGCAGGACGATGTGGACTTGGCGAAGCTTCCGGCGTTCTTCTACAACTTCGCGGTGATCGAGACGGATGCGGTGAGCAGGTACGACTTCGAGCCGCTGCTGATCCCCGGACTTCTCCAGACAGAGGAGTACGCACGGGCGCTCTTCTCACGGCACTGCCCGGTACTGCCCGAGGAGATCATCGAGCAGCACGTGGAAGCAAGGCTCAGCCGACAGAAGCTTCTGACGCGCACACCGGCGGTGGAACTGTGCTTCATCATCGCGGAGTCGGCGCTGACGGCGGCGGTTGGCGACGAGGGAGTGATGAAGAGGCAGCTTCAACACCTGCTGACCCAGGGGGCACTGCTCAACGTAGAGATCCAGATCATGCCGACAGCTCGCGGCTTCCACCTGGGGCTGAACGGTCCTATGGTCGTCATGGAGACTGCGGAGCACAGGCACGTCGGCTACATCGAATCCCATGGGGCCGGGCTGGTGATCACCAATCCGGCAAGGGTCAGTACCTTCGGGCTGCGCTATGGGAAGCTGCGCACGCAGGCTCTGAACAGCGATGAGTCCGCACGTCTTATCCAGCGCATGGCAGGAGAAGCATGA
- a CDS encoding DUF397 domain-containing protein, translating into MSTEQVEQPAAAQLTWFKSSYTGSDGGNCVEVAVAPTTIHIRDSKRAQGPALQVPAPAWTDFVSFAGRP; encoded by the coding sequence ATGAGTACGGAGCAGGTGGAGCAGCCCGCCGCCGCCCAACTGACGTGGTTCAAGAGCAGCTACACCGGCTCGGACGGCGGCAACTGCGTAGAAGTGGCAGTCGCCCCCACCACCATCCACATCCGCGACTCCAAGAGAGCCCAGGGCCCCGCCCTCCAGGTCCCGGCTCCCGCCTGGACGGACTTCGTCTCCTTCGCCGGACGGCCGTAA
- a CDS encoding class I SAM-dependent methyltransferase, whose product MSAEKYWDRYAAGAVSEVGTVSESTDKGFGWTQYDHHGPAEELLCQPGRSLELGCGGGSEVAYLARKGVEATGVDLSPVQVRHAEERWADVAGARFLLREAVDHLRHTEESYDAIYSIWGAVWFTDPRRLIPAIREHLAPGGVLVFSQAPAVEGCYGAQGMYGNGFTGKVLPIQR is encoded by the coding sequence ATGAGTGCTGAGAAATACTGGGATCGCTACGCAGCGGGCGCCGTATCAGAGGTCGGAACGGTAAGCGAGTCGACCGACAAAGGTTTTGGCTGGACTCAGTACGATCACCACGGCCCTGCCGAGGAACTCCTGTGCCAGCCCGGGAGATCGCTGGAACTGGGCTGCGGCGGCGGAAGCGAGGTTGCCTACCTCGCTCGCAAAGGCGTCGAAGCCACGGGCGTCGACCTCTCGCCCGTCCAGGTGAGACATGCCGAGGAACGCTGGGCCGATGTGGCAGGGGCCCGATTCCTCCTCCGGGAAGCCGTGGACCATCTTCGGCACACTGAAGAGAGCTACGACGCGATCTACTCGATCTGGGGCGCGGTCTGGTTCACCGACCCGCGCCGCCTGATCCCGGCCATCCGCGAACACCTTGCCCCCGGCGGCGTGCTCGTGTTCTCGCAAGCGCCGGCCGTGGAGGGCTGTTACGGCGCGCAGGGCATGTACGGAAACGGCTTCACCGGCAAGGTGTTGCCCATCCAACGCTGA
- a CDS encoding VOC family protein, giving the protein MSAIRQFQVTFDCAEPARLADFWCAVLGYVVPPVPEGFATWEDYHHSLPPEDQVIYFACSDPSGAGPRVLFQRVPEDKVVKNRVHLDVRVGTGLVGEERLATLEAECARLVALGAVHLQTQLADDENESCILMQDIEGNEFCLD; this is encoded by the coding sequence ATGTCAGCGATCAGGCAGTTCCAAGTCACCTTCGACTGCGCGGAACCCGCGCGCCTCGCCGATTTCTGGTGCGCGGTGCTGGGGTACGTCGTACCGCCGGTCCCGGAGGGGTTTGCCACTTGGGAGGACTACCATCACTCGCTGCCGCCCGAGGATCAGGTCATCTACTTCGCGTGCAGTGACCCCTCGGGTGCGGGCCCGCGCGTGCTCTTCCAGCGCGTTCCCGAAGACAAGGTCGTCAAGAATCGGGTGCATCTCGACGTGCGGGTCGGCACCGGACTCGTGGGTGAGGAGCGCCTCGCCACACTGGAGGCCGAATGCGCACGACTGGTCGCGCTCGGCGCGGTACACCTGCAAACGCAGCTGGCCGACGACGAGAACGAGTCGTGCATCCTGATGCAGGACATCGAGGGCAACGAGTTCTGTCTCGACTGA
- a CDS encoding PRC-barrel domain-containing protein, which yields MSDNIWGYQPTSGHTAGTDLIGYKVEATDGSIGKVDKHSDDVDSSYLVVDTGVWIFGKHVLLPAGTVRTVDQDERKIFVDLTKDQIKDSPEFDKDKHVGDAGYHDQVGGYYGRHRRP from the coding sequence ATGAGTGACAACATCTGGGGCTACCAGCCGACCTCCGGCCACACTGCGGGCACCGACCTGATCGGCTACAAGGTCGAGGCCACCGACGGCAGTATCGGCAAGGTCGACAAGCACTCGGACGACGTCGACTCCTCGTACCTCGTGGTCGACACCGGTGTCTGGATCTTCGGCAAGCACGTCCTCCTGCCGGCCGGCACCGTACGCACCGTCGACCAGGACGAGCGCAAGATCTTCGTCGACCTCACCAAGGACCAGATCAAGGACTCGCCCGAGTTCGACAAGGACAAGCACGTCGGCGACGCCGGATACCACGACCAGGTCGGCGGCTACTACGGCAGGCACCGCCGCCCCTGA
- a CDS encoding CsbD family protein, whose protein sequence is MAADEKAQAKGEQAKGKVKKVVGGAVGNDSMQAEGHAEEAKGDLRQAKEKAKDAFKPK, encoded by the coding sequence GTGGCTGCGGACGAGAAGGCTCAGGCCAAGGGCGAGCAGGCCAAGGGCAAGGTCAAGAAGGTTGTCGGAGGCGCGGTGGGCAACGACTCCATGCAGGCCGAGGGGCATGCCGAGGAGGCGAAGGGTGATCTGCGGCAGGCCAAGGAGAAGGCCAAGGACGCCTTCAAGCCCAAGTAA
- a CDS encoding IS5 family transposase (programmed frameshift) codes for MARPKPWEVDGELWAVVEPLLPKVERRTRHPGRKRHPDRLVFQGILFVLHTGIGWEHLPQELGFGSGMTCWRRLAEWTEAGVWARLHEVLLAKLRSANALDFSRAAVDGSHIRAFKGGSKTGRSPVDRGRTGSKHHLITDATGIPLAVTLTGGNRNDVTQLIPLLQAVPPVRGKRGRPRRRPDVVLADRGYGHDKYRRLVWDLGVKPLIARRGTEHGSGLGTQRWVVERAFAHLHWFRRLRIRWEIRDDIHEAFLSLGCALICWRRLSRLARDTPAQ; via the exons GTGGCTCGGCCGAAGCCGTGGGAAGTCGACGGCGAGTTGTGGGCTGTGGTCGAGCCGCTGCTGCCGAAGGTGGAGCGTCGCACCCGGCATCCCGGCCGCAAGCGGCATCCGGACCGGCTGGTGTTCCAGGGCATCCTGTTCGTCCTGCACACCGGGATCGGCTGGGAACACCTGCCGCAGGAACTCGGCTTCGGCTCGGGCATGACGTGCTGGCGCCGCCTGGCCGAGTGGACCGAGGCCGGCGTGTGGGCCCGACTCCACGAGGTCCTCCTGGCCAAGCTCCGCAGCGCGAACGCTCTGGACTTCTCCCGGGCGGCCGTGGACGGCTCCCACATCCGGGCGT TTAAAGGGGGATCCAAGACGGGACGAAGCCCTGTCGACCGGGGCAGGACGGGCAGCAAGCATCACCTGATCACCGATGCCACCGGCATTCCGCTCGCTGTCACCTTGACCGGTGGCAACCGCAATGACGTCACGCAGCTGATCCCGCTCCTCCAGGCGGTGCCGCCGGTGCGGGGCAAGCGAGGCCGGCCCCGGCGCCGCCCCGACGTGGTGCTGGCCGACCGCGGCTACGGCCACGACAAGTACCGCCGCCTGGTCTGGGACCTCGGTGTGAAACCGCTCATCGCCCGCCGGGGCACCGAGCACGGCTCCGGACTCGGCACTCAGCGCTGGGTCGTGGAACGCGCCTTCGCTCACCTGCACTGGTTCCGCCGCCTGCGCATCCGCTGGGAGATCCGTGACGACATCCACGAAGCCTTCCTGAGTCTGGGGTGTGCGCTCATCTGCTGGCGCCGCCTTTCACGACTCGCCCGGGACACTCCTGCCCAGTAG
- a CDS encoding ribosomal maturation YjgA family protein: MGDLACTRLVAAVAALLTVGAGLGIRAAGSGDVAKFGGDALYTVLVYTLVVLARPRLRPLAAATGALAFSWAVELFQLTGVPAEWAGRSVVARLVLGSTFNVPDLLWYAVGAGACWAIHTSLPRSAAPPVAARPRATGGRSPGP; the protein is encoded by the coding sequence ATGGGGGATCTCGCGTGTACGCGCCTCGTCGCGGCCGTCGCCGCCCTGCTCACCGTCGGCGCCGGGCTCGGGATACGGGCCGCCGGAAGCGGGGACGTGGCCAAGTTCGGCGGGGACGCGCTCTATACCGTGCTGGTGTACACACTCGTCGTACTGGCGCGCCCCCGCCTGCGGCCACTCGCCGCCGCCACGGGGGCGCTCGCGTTCAGCTGGGCCGTCGAGCTGTTTCAGCTGACGGGGGTGCCGGCCGAGTGGGCCGGGCGCAGTGTGGTCGCCCGGCTCGTGCTCGGGTCGACCTTCAATGTGCCGGACCTGCTGTGGTACGCCGTGGGCGCGGGTGCCTGCTGGGCCATCCATACGTCACTGCCGCGGTCCGCCGCGCCTCCGGTGGCCGCTCGGCCGCGCGCAACTGGCGGTCGATCGCCCGGTCCTTGA
- a CDS encoding helix-turn-helix domain-containing protein: MLRNVAAVVLDRVHPFELGVVCEVFGHDRTEEGVPLIDFAVVSAEGPAVRTHAGFTIGATPGLDRLEEADLIAVPSGDAYEARDFPPELLAALRRAVERGARVLSLCSGVFALGAAGLLDGRRCAGHWRHGAALTRAFPLAVVEPDMLYVDEDPVITSAGTAAGIDACLHLVRKEYGTEVANAIARRMVIPPHRDGGQAQYVKHPLPRSRCDTVGEVLGWMERHLDREVTVEELAARAHMSPRTFARRFQQETGTTPYRWLLRQRVLLAQELLEATDETVDSVASRAGFGTAAGLRHHFLRVLGTTPHTYRRTFRGPSQVA, translated from the coding sequence ATGCTGAGGAATGTGGCCGCGGTAGTGCTCGACAGAGTCCATCCCTTCGAACTGGGCGTCGTCTGCGAGGTGTTCGGGCATGACCGCACCGAAGAGGGCGTGCCCCTGATCGACTTCGCCGTTGTCTCCGCCGAGGGGCCGGCGGTCCGCACGCACGCCGGGTTCACCATCGGCGCGACGCCCGGCCTCGATCGGCTGGAAGAAGCCGATCTGATCGCGGTGCCGTCGGGCGACGCCTATGAGGCCCGCGACTTTCCTCCCGAACTTCTGGCCGCGCTGCGCCGGGCCGTGGAGCGTGGCGCGCGGGTGCTCAGCCTCTGTTCAGGGGTGTTCGCGCTCGGGGCCGCCGGACTGCTGGACGGGCGCCGGTGCGCCGGTCACTGGCGGCACGGGGCGGCGCTGACGCGCGCCTTTCCGCTGGCCGTCGTCGAGCCGGACATGCTCTACGTGGACGAGGATCCGGTGATCACCTCGGCGGGCACGGCGGCGGGGATCGACGCCTGCCTCCATCTCGTACGCAAGGAGTACGGAACCGAGGTCGCCAACGCGATCGCGCGCCGGATGGTGATCCCGCCGCACCGCGACGGCGGCCAGGCCCAGTACGTCAAGCATCCGCTGCCCAGGAGCCGTTGCGACACGGTCGGCGAGGTGCTCGGCTGGATGGAACGGCACCTGGACCGCGAGGTGACCGTCGAGGAGCTGGCGGCGCGGGCCCACATGTCGCCGCGCACCTTCGCGCGCCGCTTCCAGCAGGAGACGGGGACCACTCCGTACCGTTGGCTGCTGCGTCAACGGGTGCTGCTCGCACAGGAGTTGCTGGAGGCCACCGACGAGACGGTGGACAGCGTCGCGAGCCGGGCCGGGTTCGGTACGGCGGCGGGGCTGCGCCACCACTTCCTGCGGGTGCTCGGGACGACACCGCACACGTACCGCCGTACCTTCCGGGGGCCCTCGCAGGTGGCGTGA